In Hoeflea ulvae, one genomic interval encodes:
- a CDS encoding TonB-dependent receptor domain-containing protein translates to MTRTTVTLALCATTALTAMPAAHAQDAAETPQGFTLLQRLILGAGQAKVATDTPQAVTALEQEDIDDRQASTMTDLLKDVPNVSVVGGANRALGQTFNIRGIGAGESASEEGRIVVNVDGVPQFFEQYRMGGFFNDPELFKRVEVLRGPASSTLYGAGALGGVINFTTKEASDFIAEGETGALKLKSSYDTNSNGYLASGILAMRLSNYAEFLVSGNYRTADEFTDGDGMAIEGSEFTTPNGLAKGTFYLDENKERKLQLSYSQFNSDQKDQAYSQLQPTGVFGTVDRVLNNKQAQISYEDAATDNPWLDLKLTLSYNNITNEQSNASLGAFSSIGQDSTYGYESYQFLGQNTFEWSGDTFENYLTVGGQLIQQERTTATADPLGHHPEGTDFQAGFFVQNEFIWNERLTLIPGVRIDYQKLSGNSTVGALAGTAVPADKTDTAFSPKLAALYKFNDTFSIFGSYAHTERFPSLDEIYSNDYSAGVTPNYSLGLKKEKSDNFEAGFVVTTGDLIEDGDSFDFKTTGFYNKIDDLIVRQRNMYPQYINVGLAEIYGVEFEAGYNNRNFFADAGLGLTVGTDLSTNTGLTSVAPPEFNIGAGYRMPEKGVTFGWEGRFVFSETKVPVPTTATTDLVAEALRRDSFSTHDLYVNWRPDRDSQFKGWEASFRVENVFDTKYRDFLSNDNGKGRTFKLTLAKQFGW, encoded by the coding sequence ATGACTCGCACCACGGTGACTTTGGCACTGTGCGCAACAACCGCCTTGACGGCGATGCCGGCAGCCCATGCACAGGATGCGGCGGAAACACCCCAAGGCTTCACGCTCCTGCAACGGCTGATTCTGGGCGCAGGACAGGCCAAGGTTGCCACCGACACGCCGCAGGCCGTGACTGCGCTGGAGCAGGAAGACATCGACGACAGGCAGGCCTCGACGATGACCGACCTGCTGAAAGATGTTCCCAATGTCAGCGTCGTTGGCGGCGCCAATCGGGCGCTGGGTCAGACATTCAACATTCGCGGCATCGGCGCTGGGGAATCGGCCAGCGAGGAAGGCCGCATCGTCGTCAATGTCGATGGCGTTCCGCAGTTCTTCGAACAATACCGCATGGGCGGCTTCTTCAACGATCCGGAACTGTTCAAGCGTGTCGAAGTGCTGCGCGGACCGGCATCGTCGACTCTCTACGGCGCCGGCGCGCTGGGCGGCGTGATCAACTTCACCACCAAGGAAGCTTCCGATTTCATCGCCGAGGGCGAGACCGGCGCGCTCAAGCTGAAGAGCAGCTACGATACAAATTCGAACGGGTATCTGGCCAGCGGCATCCTTGCCATGCGCCTGAGCAATTATGCCGAGTTCCTGGTGTCGGGCAATTACCGCACGGCCGACGAATTCACCGACGGCGACGGCATGGCCATCGAGGGCTCGGAATTCACCACGCCCAACGGTCTGGCCAAGGGCACCTTCTATCTGGACGAGAACAAGGAGCGCAAACTGCAGCTCAGCTACAGCCAGTTCAACAGCGACCAGAAGGACCAGGCCTATTCGCAGCTGCAGCCAACCGGTGTGTTCGGCACGGTCGACCGTGTTCTCAACAACAAACAGGCCCAGATTTCCTATGAGGATGCGGCAACCGACAATCCCTGGCTCGATCTCAAGCTGACGCTGTCCTACAACAACATCACCAATGAGCAGTCCAACGCCTCGCTCGGCGCCTTCAGCAGCATCGGCCAGGATTCGACCTATGGCTATGAGAGCTACCAGTTCCTGGGTCAGAACACCTTCGAGTGGAGCGGTGACACTTTCGAGAACTACCTCACCGTCGGCGGACAGCTTATCCAGCAGGAACGCACCACGGCAACGGCCGATCCCCTCGGCCACCATCCTGAGGGCACCGATTTCCAGGCCGGGTTCTTCGTCCAGAACGAGTTCATCTGGAACGAGAGACTGACCCTGATTCCCGGCGTGCGGATCGACTATCAGAAGCTCAGCGGCAACAGCACGGTGGGTGCGCTGGCCGGCACCGCGGTTCCTGCCGACAAGACCGACACGGCGTTTTCACCCAAGCTCGCAGCGCTCTACAAGTTCAACGACACTTTCTCGATCTTCGGCTCCTATGCCCATACCGAGCGGTTCCCTTCGCTCGACGAGATCTATTCCAATGATTATTCCGCCGGTGTGACGCCGAATTACAGCCTCGGTTTGAAAAAGGAAAAATCCGACAATTTCGAAGCCGGGTTTGTCGTCACCACGGGTGACCTGATCGAGGACGGTGACAGTTTCGACTTCAAGACCACCGGATTTTACAACAAGATCGATGATCTGATCGTTCGCCAGCGCAACATGTATCCGCAATATATCAATGTCGGCCTCGCCGAAATCTACGGGGTCGAATTCGAGGCGGGCTACAACAACCGCAACTTCTTCGCGGATGCCGGGCTTGGCCTGACAGTCGGCACCGACCTGTCAACCAATACCGGCCTGACCTCCGTCGCCCCGCCGGAGTTCAACATCGGAGCCGGTTACCGGATGCCCGAAAAGGGCGTGACCTTCGGCTGGGAAGGCCGCTTCGTGTTTTCCGAAACCAAGGTTCCGGTGCCGACCACTGCCACGACCGATCTCGTTGCCGAAGCCCTGCGCCGGGATTCGTTCAGCACCCATGACCTCTACGTCAACTGGCGCCCCGACCGGGACAGCCAGTTCAAGGGCTGGGAAGCCTCGTTCCGTGTCGAGAACGTGTTCGACACGAAATATCGCGACTTCCTGTCCAACGACAACGGCAAGGGCCGCACCTTCAAGCTCACACTGGCCAAGCAGTTCGGCTGGTAA
- the hemP gene encoding hemin uptake protein HemP — protein MENSQALSGDAPALERLSDTDRVISSHALFGDRKEVIIEHDGAAYRLKITKQGKLILNK, from the coding sequence ATGGAAAATTCCCAAGCCTTAAGCGGCGATGCGCCTGCTCTCGAACGCCTGTCAGACACGGACCGGGTGATCTCCTCCCACGCCTTGTTCGGAGACCGCAAGGAAGTGATCATCGAGCATGATGGCGCTGCCTACCGGCTCAAAATCACCAAGCAAGGCAAGTTGATCCTCAACAAGTGA
- a CDS encoding hemin-degrading factor, with translation MNHYSAIDAATIRSARRDNPKMRERDLATHIGVSEAAFLEAWIGDYVERIEPDLDVFFPMLEQAGEVMALSRNESAVHEKTGVYGGYKSGEHASIVLGTDIDLRIFPRHWRHGFHVAKPLEDGSVQHSFQFFDAHGDAVHKVFARQNTDMDKWRAIRDRLSIRHTVSEFPLRSAGTAKQPPSAQAISALRAAWSAMRDTHQFQSILRKSKMSRLTAISVIGDEYAWQLSAGAGAELLQQLSRDQVPVMVFVRNPGMLQIHSGPVHTIKQVGPWLNVMDIGFHLHLRTDRFSAIWLVRKPTRNGDIYSLEIFDPEGEQIIMFNGYRREGENTEVVAQWDEIVQALPRADAAQADTNDATVE, from the coding sequence ATGAATCATTATTCGGCGATTGACGCCGCGACCATTCGCAGTGCGCGCAGGGACAATCCCAAGATGCGCGAACGCGACCTCGCCACCCACATCGGCGTCTCCGAAGCCGCTTTCCTGGAAGCCTGGATCGGCGACTATGTCGAGCGAATCGAACCCGACCTCGACGTCTTCTTTCCCATGCTCGAACAGGCTGGAGAAGTCATGGCGCTGTCACGCAATGAAAGCGCCGTGCACGAGAAGACCGGTGTCTATGGCGGCTACAAGTCCGGCGAGCACGCCTCGATCGTTTTGGGCACGGATATCGACCTGCGGATTTTCCCGCGCCACTGGCGGCACGGCTTTCACGTCGCCAAGCCGCTGGAGGACGGATCGGTCCAGCACAGTTTCCAATTCTTCGACGCGCATGGCGACGCTGTTCACAAGGTCTTTGCACGGCAAAACACCGACATGGACAAGTGGCGGGCAATCCGCGACCGGCTGTCGATCCGCCACACGGTTTCCGAGTTTCCCTTACGCAGCGCCGGCACCGCCAAGCAGCCTCCTTCCGCCCAAGCGATCTCCGCATTGCGCGCGGCGTGGTCGGCCATGAGAGACACGCACCAGTTCCAGTCGATCCTGCGCAAATCGAAAATGTCGCGTCTCACGGCAATCTCGGTGATCGGCGACGAATATGCCTGGCAACTGTCTGCCGGTGCCGGCGCGGAACTGCTGCAACAGCTTAGCCGCGACCAGGTTCCGGTCATGGTGTTTGTTCGAAATCCCGGCATGTTGCAGATCCATTCCGGCCCGGTGCACACCATCAAGCAGGTCGGCCCTTGGCTCAATGTGATGGATATCGGCTTTCACCTGCACCTGCGCACGGATCGCTTCAGCGCCATCTGGCTGGTGCGCAAGCCGACCCGCAATGGCGACATCTATTCCCTTGAGATCTTCGATCCCGAGGGCGAACAGATCATCATGTTCAATGGCTACCGGCGTGAGGGCGAGAACACAGAGGTGGTGGCGCAGTGGGACGAAATCGTCCAGGCGCTGCCGCGGGCAGATGCCGCACAAGCCGACACCAACGACGCGACCGTGGAGTAA
- a CDS encoding heme/hemin ABC transporter substrate-binding protein encodes MPIQLIGRDNPSRNTMASFLVFAVTCLSALTSATAAEQGPQRVLAIGGAVTEIVYALGEQDRLVGRDSTSTFPPEANGLPDVGYIRALSPEGVLSVKPDLILARENNGPPEAVEVLKSTGVRWVDVPDEFTLSGIDENITIIAAELGVVDKGEALKKKVAADIARSRARQAAQGEAPRVMFVLALTDDKIRTSGRNTAADNIIALAGGENVITAFDGYKEISNEAVIDAAPDIILMMNGRGESADHEAVNALIEAHPALSTTPAVRNGRIIRMDGLLMLGFGPRTGEAIAQLSDALAGHEH; translated from the coding sequence ATGCCTATTCAACTGATTGGCCGGGACAACCCGAGCCGCAACACCATGGCGTCCTTCCTGGTATTTGCCGTCACATGCCTGTCGGCGCTGACATCGGCAACGGCCGCGGAGCAGGGGCCGCAACGGGTTCTCGCCATCGGCGGCGCCGTCACCGAAATCGTCTACGCGCTTGGCGAACAGGACCGCTTGGTCGGTCGCGATTCGACCTCCACCTTTCCGCCTGAAGCCAACGGCCTTCCCGATGTCGGCTATATCCGTGCGCTCTCGCCCGAGGGTGTGTTGTCGGTCAAGCCGGATCTGATCCTGGCGCGCGAGAACAATGGCCCGCCGGAAGCGGTCGAAGTGCTCAAGAGCACCGGCGTGCGCTGGGTGGATGTTCCGGACGAGTTCACCCTTTCAGGCATTGACGAGAACATCACCATCATCGCCGCCGAACTGGGTGTGGTCGACAAGGGGGAGGCGCTGAAGAAGAAGGTCGCAGCCGACATTGCCAGATCCCGTGCACGTCAGGCAGCCCAGGGCGAGGCGCCGAGAGTGATGTTCGTGCTTGCCTTGACCGATGACAAGATCAGAACCTCGGGGAGGAACACCGCGGCTGACAACATCATTGCGCTGGCCGGCGGCGAAAACGTCATCACTGCCTTCGATGGCTACAAGGAGATCAGCAATGAGGCGGTCATCGATGCGGCCCCCGACATCATCCTGATGATGAACGGGCGCGGAGAATCCGCCGATCACGAAGCCGTCAACGCGCTGATCGAGGCGCACCCGGCACTGTCCACCACGCCGGCGGTCAGGAATGGCCGGATCATTCGCATGGACGGGTTGTTGATGCTTGGCTTTGGTCCACGCACCGGCGAGGCGATTGCGCAACTGTCAGACGCGCTTGCCGGCCATGAGCACTAG
- a CDS encoding FecCD family ABC transporter permease: MSTSLDATMNRLREPEGDRTALARRMMVCLLLILLVTAVLSLGSGATDTSASSVAWALVSGQDHLISAVERVIIMDIRMPRILLGMMVGACLAVSGAVMQGLFRNPLADPGIVGVSAGASLGAVSFIVLGTGVLAPVAALFGIYHVPFAAFLGGLMFTFALYRISTRSGSTSVATMLLAGIALGALANAFTGMLIFRADDEQLRDLTFWGLGSIAGATWPKVFAVAPIIVPILILAPFMARGLNAMTLGEATAHHLGVNVQIFKRLAIVLVAAATGAAVAVSGGIGFVGIVVPHLLRLMIGPDHRFLLPACGLLGAIMLLLADAIARQIVAPAELPIGIVTAAIGAPFFLWILLRRRGLMDI; this comes from the coding sequence ATGAGCACTAGTCTCGACGCCACGATGAACCGGCTGCGCGAACCCGAGGGAGACCGCACGGCTCTTGCCCGCAGGATGATGGTGTGCCTGCTCCTCATCCTGCTTGTCACGGCGGTTTTGAGCCTCGGCTCCGGAGCCACCGATACCTCGGCGTCCTCCGTGGCCTGGGCGCTGGTGTCGGGCCAGGACCATCTGATCAGTGCCGTCGAACGCGTGATCATCATGGACATCCGCATGCCCCGCATATTGCTCGGCATGATGGTCGGCGCCTGTCTCGCCGTGTCCGGTGCGGTGATGCAGGGTCTGTTTCGCAACCCGCTTGCCGACCCCGGAATTGTTGGCGTCTCTGCCGGGGCAAGCCTGGGCGCGGTGAGCTTCATCGTGCTTGGCACCGGGGTTCTGGCACCGGTCGCGGCCCTGTTCGGGATATATCACGTCCCGTTCGCGGCATTCCTGGGCGGCCTGATGTTCACCTTCGCGCTCTACCGGATTTCGACCCGCAGCGGCAGCACCTCGGTGGCAACCATGTTGCTGGCCGGAATCGCACTCGGCGCGCTGGCAAATGCCTTCACCGGCATGCTGATCTTCCGGGCCGATGACGAGCAGTTGCGCGACCTGACCTTCTGGGGCCTGGGCTCGATTGCCGGCGCAACATGGCCCAAGGTTTTCGCCGTGGCGCCGATCATCGTGCCGATCCTGATCCTGGCGCCATTCATGGCGCGCGGGCTCAATGCGATGACGCTGGGCGAGGCCACCGCGCATCATCTCGGCGTCAATGTCCAGATCTTCAAGCGGTTGGCGATCGTTCTGGTCGCGGCCGCGACCGGGGCTGCGGTCGCAGTCTCCGGCGGCATCGGTTTTGTCGGCATCGTCGTGCCGCATCTGTTGCGCCTGATGATCGGTCCGGATCACCGCTTCCTGCTGCCGGCCTGCGGATTGCTCGGCGCGATCATGCTGCTGCTTGCCGATGCGATCGCGCGGCAGATCGTGGCGCCGGCCGAATTGCCGATCGGAATTGTCACGGCTGCCATCGGCGCACCGTTCTTTCTCTGGATCCTGTTGCGCAGGCGTGGACTGATGGATATCTGA
- a CDS encoding heme ABC transporter ATP-binding protein, whose protein sequence is MLEARNIHVRLGKAAILHGVDLSAAKSQFTVIIGPNGSGKTTLLKALTGEIGFTGTVSLNDIDISSARPMQLASMRGVLPQAANLSFPFTVHEVVRLGLTMGIQTQVDVPARIRQALAAVDMEGFGGRLYQELSGGEQQRVQLARVLAQVWEPVFEGEPRCLFLDEPISSLDIKHQLQIMQIARRYADGGGGVVAILHDLNLTGHYADHVVLMNRGRVYASGAPRQVLTAANLETVYGCPMAVGDIPPGMDFFVLPRIGAAVQASGPLAAVGVRD, encoded by the coding sequence ATGCTGGAAGCACGAAACATTCATGTCCGTCTTGGCAAGGCAGCCATTCTGCATGGCGTCGACCTGTCGGCGGCAAAGTCCCAGTTTACCGTGATTATCGGGCCAAACGGCTCGGGCAAGACCACTCTGCTCAAGGCGCTCACCGGTGAAATCGGGTTCACCGGCACTGTCAGTCTCAACGACATCGACATTTCAAGCGCCCGGCCGATGCAGCTGGCCAGCATGCGTGGCGTGCTGCCGCAGGCGGCCAACCTGTCCTTTCCCTTCACCGTGCACGAGGTGGTCAGGCTGGGACTGACCATGGGGATACAGACCCAGGTCGATGTTCCGGCGCGGATCCGGCAGGCGCTGGCCGCGGTCGACATGGAGGGGTTTGGCGGGCGATTGTACCAGGAATTGTCCGGCGGCGAACAGCAGCGGGTGCAACTGGCCCGCGTGTTGGCCCAGGTCTGGGAGCCGGTGTTTGAGGGTGAGCCCCGCTGCCTGTTTCTCGACGAACCGATTTCCAGTCTCGACATCAAGCATCAGTTGCAGATCATGCAGATCGCCCGGCGATATGCCGATGGCGGCGGTGGCGTGGTCGCGATCCTGCATGACCTCAATCTGACCGGGCACTATGCCGATCATGTCGTGCTGATGAACAGGGGCAGGGTCTATGCCTCGGGCGCACCGCGGCAGGTTCTTACTGCGGCCAATCTCGAAACGGTCTATGGCTGCCCGATGGCCGTTGGCGACATACCGCCGGGCATGGATTTCTTCGTGCTGCCACGCATAGGGGCTGCGGTTCAGGCCTCGGGCCCATTGGCTGCAGTCGGAGTGCGGGATTGA
- a CDS encoding diaminopropionate ammonia-lyase: MRLENTRSNPPGVKRLFRTEPDRPLAMLQQCPAYRPTPLHSMADLAAELGIGALMVKDETRRMGLGSFKALGGGFAVAQMIADASGSPDLDSEQARTTAATMTFITASAGNHGLSVAAGARIFGARGVIVLSSAVPEGFAERIRKTGSDVIRVDGSYEDSVDHAIAAAERNGWLLLADGSREGYIERPALIMEGYTVIAEECRRAFETSGNWPTHVFVQAGVGGLAAAMAAHIRTHWRTKPQIIVVEPDAAPCLLQSVKAGRLTRAEGPESNMGRLDCKDASLIAFEALRHDADVFVTVTNEEAAAAAREYASHGIETTPSGAAPLAALKQFAAGTDTRCLLFATEGPETA; this comes from the coding sequence ATGAGACTTGAAAACACCAGATCGAACCCGCCGGGCGTCAAACGCCTGTTCCGCACCGAGCCGGATCGTCCGCTGGCGATGTTGCAGCAGTGCCCGGCCTATCGGCCCACGCCCTTGCACAGCATGGCGGATCTTGCCGCTGAACTCGGCATTGGCGCACTGATGGTCAAGGATGAAACCCGGCGGATGGGGCTTGGCAGCTTCAAGGCGCTTGGCGGCGGCTTTGCTGTGGCGCAGATGATTGCCGACGCCTCGGGCAGTCCCGATCTCGACAGCGAACAGGCCCGCACCACGGCGGCAACCATGACCTTCATCACCGCCAGTGCCGGCAATCACGGCCTGTCGGTCGCAGCCGGCGCGCGGATATTCGGGGCACGCGGCGTCATCGTGCTGTCGAGCGCAGTTCCCGAAGGCTTTGCCGAGCGCATTCGCAAGACCGGATCCGACGTCATCCGCGTCGACGGATCCTATGAGGACAGCGTCGACCATGCGATTGCCGCAGCCGAACGGAATGGCTGGCTGCTCCTCGCCGACGGTTCCCGGGAGGGATATATCGAGCGCCCTGCCCTGATCATGGAAGGCTATACCGTGATAGCGGAAGAGTGCCGGCGCGCGTTTGAGACAAGCGGAAACTGGCCGACACACGTGTTCGTGCAGGCCGGTGTCGGCGGACTGGCTGCGGCAATGGCCGCCCATATCCGCACGCATTGGCGGACAAAGCCGCAGATCATTGTCGTCGAGCCGGACGCAGCTCCCTGCCTGCTGCAGAGCGTCAAGGCCGGCAGGCTCACGCGTGCCGAGGGGCCGGAATCCAACATGGGCCGGCTTGACTGCAAGGATGCCTCGCTGATTGCCTTCGAGGCGCTGCGCCACGATGCAGACGTCTTTGTCACGGTCACGAATGAGGAGGCAGCAGCAGCGGCGCGTGAATATGCCAGCCACGGGATCGAGACCACACCCAGCGGCGCGGCGCCGCTTGCAGCACTGAAGCAGTTTGCCGCCGGGACCGATACGCGCTGCCTGTTGTTCGCCACCGAAGGGCCGGAAACGGCCTGA
- a CDS encoding M24 family metallopeptidase, translating into MSENYDPAPADDHVPARGFPPAEFEARLSRAQTAMAAAGLDGLLLTTEAEFRYFTGFLSRFWLSPTRPWFLLVPASGNPVAVVPSIGRACLQATWLDDVRCWESPQPQDEGVSALADALRELFGPNARIGMPEGPETHLRMPLGDYRRLQAQLPGIAFADATGVIKSLRMIKSPAEVEKIARACTIVSDVFEALPEMLVAGMSEIEIFRRFKIACLERGIDDVDYLVGGAGPGGYTDIISPPSPRPVRAGDILMLDTGAVFDGYFCDFDRNFAFGHVPEHAGKAYRVLLDAAEAGLQAARPDATCAELHRAMQGVIDAEFAGGSGVGRMGHGLGMQLTEWPSITPDDHTVLQPGMVLTLEPSLDLAAGRMMVHEENLVVTADGAKLLTRPAPQSMPVIPA; encoded by the coding sequence ATGAGCGAGAATTACGATCCTGCACCTGCCGACGATCATGTTCCCGCCCGCGGCTTTCCTCCGGCGGAATTCGAAGCGCGCCTGAGCCGCGCACAGACGGCGATGGCGGCGGCGGGGCTCGACGGGCTGTTGCTGACCACCGAAGCGGAATTTCGCTATTTCACCGGTTTCCTGTCCCGCTTCTGGCTGAGCCCGACGCGGCCCTGGTTCCTGCTGGTGCCGGCATCCGGCAATCCCGTCGCGGTGGTGCCATCGATCGGCCGCGCCTGTCTGCAGGCCACCTGGCTCGATGATGTGCGCTGCTGGGAGTCACCGCAGCCGCAGGATGAAGGCGTCTCGGCTCTGGCGGATGCACTGCGCGAGCTCTTCGGGCCGAACGCCCGCATCGGCATGCCGGAAGGGCCGGAAACGCATCTGCGCATGCCGCTGGGCGATTACCGCCGCCTGCAGGCGCAGCTGCCCGGCATCGCGTTTGCCGATGCAACTGGCGTGATCAAGAGCCTGCGGATGATCAAGTCGCCGGCCGAAGTGGAAAAAATCGCCCGTGCCTGCACAATCGTCTCCGATGTATTCGAGGCCTTGCCGGAGATGCTGGTGGCGGGAATGAGCGAGATCGAGATCTTTCGCCGTTTCAAGATCGCCTGCCTGGAGCGCGGCATTGACGATGTCGACTATCTGGTGGGCGGCGCGGGGCCGGGCGGTTACACGGATATCATCTCGCCGCCATCGCCGCGCCCTGTGCGCGCCGGCGATATCCTGATGCTTGATACCGGCGCGGTCTTCGACGGCTATTTCTGTGATTTTGACCGCAATTTCGCCTTTGGCCATGTGCCCGAGCATGCCGGCAAAGCCTATCGCGTGCTGCTGGATGCCGCCGAGGCCGGGCTGCAGGCCGCGCGACCGGATGCAACCTGCGCCGAGCTTCACCGCGCTATGCAGGGCGTCATCGACGCGGAGTTTGCCGGCGGCAGCGGCGTCGGCCGGATGGGCCATGGCCTCGGCATGCAACTGACCGAATGGCCGTCAATCACACCCGATGACCACACCGTGCTGCAACCCGGCATGGTGCTGACACTTGAGCCGTCGCTCGATCTCGCAGCCGGCCGGATGATGGTGCATGAAGAAAACCTGGTGGTGACTGCCGATGGCGCAAAGCTATTGACCCGGCCCGCGCCGCAATCCATGCCCGTCATCCCCGCCTGA
- a CDS encoding Lrp/AsnC family transcriptional regulator, whose product MKIPKSDQTILRMLQANSRERLETIAVETGLSVATVQRRIRTMKSDGTIMAECALINPKSVGYAMTFLILVELEHERIDQIDAFRRKARAEPQVQQCYYVTGEADFALIALARDMEDYEQLTHRLFFQDSNVKRFRTSVVMDRTKVGLDVPLD is encoded by the coding sequence ATGAAAATCCCGAAATCGGATCAGACGATCCTGCGCATGTTGCAGGCCAATTCGCGCGAAAGGCTGGAAACCATCGCGGTGGAAACCGGCCTGTCGGTTGCCACCGTGCAGCGCCGCATTCGCACCATGAAATCGGACGGCACGATCATGGCGGAGTGCGCGTTGATCAATCCGAAGTCGGTCGGCTATGCGATGACCTTCCTGATCCTTGTCGAGCTCGAGCATGAACGCATCGACCAGATCGACGCGTTCCGCCGCAAGGCCAGAGCCGAGCCGCAGGTGCAGCAATGCTATTATGTCACCGGTGAAGCCGATTTCGCGCTGATCGCACTGGCGAGGGACATGGAGGATTACGAGCAGCTGACCCACCGGCTGTTCTTCCAGGATTCCAACGTCAAGCGCTTCCGCACATCGGTGGTCATGGACCGCACCAAGGTTGGCCTGGATGTGCCGCTGGACTGA
- a CDS encoding maleate cis-trans isomerase family protein, giving the protein MAMAFETERRDEARLGLVVLQADETIETEFRRIMPQAATLHVSRVPSGREVTTESLAAMADHIGQSAKLFPASVSFDAVGYGCTSGTSVIGIDRVGELVRSGTTARAVTEPISALMAACRHFGLARLAFLSPYVEEVSTGMRAVLAQNGIRTPVFGSFETGEEAVVARIAPASILEAAVQLGSDPDAEAVFISCTNLRTLDVLSATEERLGKPVLSSNQVLAWHMCRLSGIAPAQTGFGKLLSGCSQGDAVTSAATDPLQTA; this is encoded by the coding sequence ATGGCAATGGCATTTGAAACCGAGCGCCGCGACGAGGCCCGTCTGGGACTGGTTGTTCTGCAGGCCGACGAAACAATCGAGACCGAGTTTCGCCGGATCATGCCACAGGCGGCGACACTGCATGTCTCACGGGTGCCGAGCGGCCGGGAGGTGACGACCGAAAGCCTGGCTGCCATGGCCGATCATATCGGACAGAGCGCGAAGCTGTTTCCCGCGTCTGTCAGCTTTGACGCCGTCGGCTATGGCTGCACCTCCGGAACCTCGGTGATCGGCATCGACCGCGTCGGCGAACTTGTCCGTTCTGGCACCACCGCCAGAGCGGTGACCGAGCCGATTTCGGCGCTGATGGCCGCCTGCCGGCATTTCGGCCTGGCGCGCCTGGCGTTTCTGTCGCCCTATGTCGAGGAGGTCTCAACCGGCATGCGCGCGGTGCTGGCGCAAAACGGCATCCGGACGCCGGTCTTCGGCTCGTTCGAAACCGGCGAGGAAGCGGTGGTCGCCCGGATTGCCCCGGCGTCCATCCTTGAGGCCGCCGTGCAACTCGGAAGTGACCCGGATGCGGAAGCGGTCTTCATCTCCTGTACCAATCTACGTACGCTCGACGTACTTTCCGCAACTGAAGAGAGGCTGGGAAAGCCGGTTTTGTCCAGCAACCAGGTGCTGGCCTGGCACATGTGCCGGCTTTCAGGCATTGCGCCAGCTCAGACCGGGTTCGGCAAGCTTTTGTCGGGCTGCAGTCAAGGAGATGCAGTCACTTCGGCCGCGACGGATCCGCTTCAAACCGCCTGA
- a CDS encoding nucleotidyltransferase family protein: protein MHDTAAIVLAAGLSRRMGDVNKLLIEINGTAMIRATVSACAAVCDAPVTVVTGHQAAMIVQALAGLNVRFIHNPDYAAGQAGSVVAGLKAAPQAETTLIVLGDQPLLDAQALTLLLKAHRASDRSRITIPVHGTDRGNPLVIPHLLKAALMADRANPGCRKFTRDNPDKVNPVSFDSPAFFTDLDTLDDLRRFEADPSRPK from the coding sequence ATGCATGACACGGCGGCGATCGTTCTGGCGGCTGGCCTGTCGCGCCGGATGGGAGACGTCAACAAGCTGCTGATCGAGATCAACGGCACCGCGATGATCCGCGCCACGGTCTCGGCCTGTGCGGCGGTCTGCGATGCGCCGGTGACCGTCGTGACCGGTCACCAGGCAGCCATGATCGTGCAGGCGCTTGCCGGCCTGAATGTCAGGTTCATCCACAATCCGGATTACGCTGCCGGACAGGCAGGCTCGGTGGTGGCGGGACTGAAAGCCGCCCCGCAGGCAGAGACGACCTTGATTGTTCTGGGCGATCAACCCTTGCTGGACGCCCAGGCACTGACATTGCTTCTCAAGGCGCACCGGGCCAGCGACCGCAGCCGCATCACGATACCGGTCCATGGCACCGATCGCGGCAATCCGCTGGTCATCCCGCATCTGTTGAAAGCTGCGCTGATGGCGGACAGGGCAAATCCCGGCTGCCGCAAATTCACCCGCGACAATCCCGACAAGGTCAATCCGGTGAGCTTTGATAGCCCTGCCTTTTTCACCGATCTCGACACTCTGGACGACCTCAGGCGGTTTGAAGCGGATCCGTCGCGGCCGAAGTGA